Proteins encoded together in one Candidatus Endomicrobium procryptotermitis window:
- the tsaD gene encoding tRNA (adenosine(37)-N6)-threonylcarbamoyltransferase complex transferase subunit TsaD, translated as MNILAIESSCDETSASVVSNGTKVKSVVISSQVDIHAKYFGVVPELASRAHITNINPVIFQALDKAGFSFKDFDNKINAIAFTAGPGLAGSLLVGAIAAKSLASVYNKPLIAVNHLEGHLYSSFIEHKSVSLPFLSVIISGGHTELIIVEDLGKYKFLGGTRDDAAGEAFDKAAKMLGLSYPGGPVIDKRSQNGNDKAVNFTRPYMKGSWDFSFSGIKTALLNYLKVNPVKNENHLNDICASFSAAIAETLCYKAFEAAKKFNLKSISMGGGVCANSLIRKMFLAQGRKNKIKVYVPSMLYCTDNAAMIGCAAYLKQKKCGLNFTGLQLKPSASLRLENW; from the coding sequence GTGAATATTTTAGCTATAGAAAGTTCATGTGATGAAACTTCCGCTTCAGTAGTTTCAAACGGGACAAAAGTTAAGTCTGTGGTGATATCTTCGCAGGTAGATATACATGCAAAATATTTCGGAGTGGTTCCAGAACTGGCAAGTCGTGCGCATATAACAAATATCAATCCTGTTATTTTTCAGGCTCTGGACAAAGCTGGATTTTCTTTTAAAGATTTCGACAATAAAATAAATGCCATAGCTTTTACTGCTGGTCCCGGCCTTGCAGGATCTCTGCTTGTCGGAGCAATAGCGGCAAAATCTCTGGCATCCGTATATAATAAACCTCTGATTGCCGTAAATCATCTTGAAGGACATCTTTATTCTTCGTTTATTGAGCATAAATCGGTCAGTCTTCCTTTTTTAAGTGTGATAATTTCCGGCGGACATACGGAGCTAATAATTGTCGAAGATTTAGGAAAATATAAATTTCTCGGAGGTACAAGAGACGATGCCGCCGGAGAAGCTTTTGATAAAGCTGCAAAAATGCTCGGACTTTCTTATCCGGGAGGACCTGTCATAGACAAAAGGTCGCAAAACGGAAATGACAAAGCTGTAAATTTTACAAGACCATATATGAAAGGCAGCTGGGATTTTTCTTTTTCCGGAATAAAAACGGCGCTTCTTAATTATTTGAAAGTAAATCCTGTAAAAAATGAAAACCATTTAAATGATATTTGCGCGTCTTTCAGTGCCGCAATCGCTGAAACTTTATGTTATAAAGCTTTTGAAGCCGCAAAAAAGTTCAATTTAAAAAGTATTTCTATGGGAGGCGGCGTTTGCGCTAATTCGCTAATAAGAAAAATGTTTCTTGCCCAAGGCAGAAAAAATAAAATTAAAGTTTATGTTCCGTCAATGCTGTATTGCACTGACAATGCAGCGATGATAGGTTGCGCCGCTTATCTCAAACAAAAAAAATGTGGTCTGAATTTTACGGGACTACAGCTTAAACCATCTGCTTCTCTTCGTCTTGAAAACTGGTAA
- a CDS encoding S41 family peptidase, whose amino-acid sequence MNIIRKTFAVTWTALFLCAGVFAAENETYDKLKIMIDVMEIINASYVSETNPKDLATGAIKGVVRTLDPFSQYMEEKDYKEMKNETEGSYSGIGLRIMVKNGFITVVSPLPGTPAYKAGILPEDRIIKIDDKSAINMSSDEAVNLMRGKSGTKVKVTMARDSIKKEIEFELTREKIKIETVKFTMLEDKTAYIRLSEFNAQSAVDIQKTLSDYSKKGMNALILDLRNNPGGLLDSAIDICSIFIKEQTVVLTTKGRVEELKKEYSSKGEGEFTQVPLVILVNRGSASASEIVSGALQDLKRALIIGANTFGKGSVQSVIPLSDGSALRLTVAKYYLPSGRPIIHSDEKNAKNGITPDIEIEVSPEDEVKLYAQSEMIFSKDKNSKSEIEDIVLNKALEIIRENKVRDFIDNPKFAAKETKEIKEAREKEIKEAKETKESEEINEEIEDEIINGGY is encoded by the coding sequence ATGAATATTATCAGAAAAACATTTGCAGTTACTTGGACTGCTTTATTTTTATGTGCGGGTGTCTTTGCTGCGGAAAATGAGACTTATGATAAGTTAAAAATTATGATTGACGTAATGGAAATAATTAATGCAAGTTATGTTTCGGAAACTAATCCTAAAGATCTTGCCACAGGTGCAATCAAAGGAGTAGTGAGAACTCTCGACCCTTTTTCTCAATATATGGAAGAAAAAGATTATAAAGAGATGAAAAACGAGACCGAAGGATCTTACAGTGGGATAGGATTAAGAATAATGGTAAAAAACGGTTTCATAACTGTTGTTTCGCCTTTACCCGGAACTCCCGCGTATAAAGCCGGAATTCTTCCCGAAGACAGAATAATAAAAATTGACGATAAGTCGGCGATTAATATGTCGAGCGATGAAGCGGTAAATCTTATGAGGGGAAAATCCGGAACAAAAGTCAAGGTTACCATGGCAAGAGACAGCATAAAAAAGGAAATAGAATTTGAACTTACCAGAGAAAAAATCAAAATTGAAACCGTTAAATTTACAATGCTTGAAGATAAAACGGCTTACATAAGATTGTCGGAATTTAATGCTCAAAGTGCAGTCGACATACAGAAAACTTTATCAGATTATTCAAAGAAGGGAATGAATGCTTTGATACTCGATTTAAGAAATAATCCTGGAGGACTGCTTGATTCAGCTATCGACATATGCAGCATTTTTATAAAAGAGCAGACTGTGGTTTTAACTACTAAAGGAAGAGTCGAAGAACTGAAAAAAGAGTATTCTTCAAAAGGAGAAGGTGAATTTACACAAGTGCCTCTTGTAATACTTGTAAACAGAGGGTCGGCTTCCGCGTCTGAAATAGTTTCAGGAGCATTGCAGGATCTAAAAAGAGCGCTGATAATAGGCGCTAACACTTTTGGAAAAGGAAGCGTGCAATCCGTAATCCCGCTTTCAGATGGAAGCGCTTTGAGGCTTACCGTAGCTAAATATTATCTTCCTTCTGGTAGGCCGATAATCCATTCGGATGAAAAAAACGCTAAAAATGGAATAACTCCGGATATAGAAATAGAAGTGTCTCCAGAAGATGAAGTTAAATTGTACGCTCAGTCTGAAATGATTTTTTCAAAAGACAAAAATTCAAAATCTGAAATTGAAGATATAGTGTTAAATAAAGCTCTTGAAATAATCAGAGAAAATAAAGTACGCGATTTTATAGATAATCCGAAATTTGCGGCTAAAGAGACAAAAGAAATAAAGGAAGCAAGAGAAAAAGAAATTAAAGAAGCTAAAGAAACCAAAGAATCTGAAGAAATAAACGAAGAAATAGAAGACGAAATTATAAACGGCGGGTACTGA